One genomic window of Anticarsia gemmatalis isolate Benzon Research Colony breed Stoneville strain chromosome 23, ilAntGemm2 primary, whole genome shotgun sequence includes the following:
- the LOC142983011 gene encoding uncharacterized protein LOC142983011 encodes MIGGVQSFCDDSRTAMVQEGNIGQSFVFSWIGALRVHLHDGDKPQVAITGVILIKKEFALVNADDIVKIPDQVFREHSTVMFIGSTDRPWYVVPKGFELHPEYQVNTFNTIAILELDINVANNYPVRPICWPNVGKLNTSSALYVTGYTDENLLLEKMVYKVKYLENSICADFYERAGLGDKFHQPVHYICGYAQNNTAECVWDNGMALVTNVSGYFTLLGFGIRGPGCKAPARFVDLRKYYTWMEATTSPIPQRRTAVDVPVHETFIRSARKSGRGGVPIAAEFRQDEIYPFDIEGPPKMFTVEEIDNTSIAIFPFKNTLELYEKACNSKTTIIYAETFRFHSAMGHSGMVYYKVSLFDLVLNNCTCIQIVTSCPYDPKATFAYKEYIDIETEKLDPPKTPEEVQDRYPPHGAKYQHPGWSPDYGWEREQLLTEEAGVQYLLAYELYIKFPFTITATMTIRMYGNRTEYEDDASDEVTERIRDMTTRTRTTTVRRRGPQTEFPYEYVYDDTFDGKYPKYDTGNRTYNSPFKIRSGIVPLGLLPDAVKRMFLAEGDVPSLAMVDIDDVVTENIKLSSTKYPITFRKVKKFPRLPPRPNKPPPFRPKNKNYRKFWYPVNDSTPKSVDVALNSILAKPRSKGLASELKLEKTRYAGLLSELKSKRMKSTSLLSESGKARSARLASKPDRTRSVDLTPELNFAKMSSVGLSKSERTPDEGLASRLKSNRARYAGLVSELKSRSSNIIFLEENSSHRK; translated from the exons ATGATTG GCGGGGTGCAATCTTTCTGCGATGACTCCAGAACCGCGATGGTGCAAGAAGGGAACATTGGACAGTCCTTCGTCTTTTCATGGATCGGAGCACTTCGAGTACATCTAC aCGACGGAGACAAGCCTCAAGTAGCGATCACTGGTGTTATTTTGATCAAGAAGGAGTTCGCGCTGGTCAACGCAGACGATATCGTCAAGATCCCTGACCAGGTGTTCAG GGAGCATTCAACAGTGATGTTCATAGGCAGCACAGATCGCCCGTGGTACGTGGTGCCTAAGGGCTTCGAGCTCCACCCGGAGTACCAGGTCAATACCTTCAACACCATCGCGATCCTGGAGTTAGACATCAACGTCGCTAACAACT aTCCAGTTCGTCCAATATGTTGGCCCAATGTTGGTAAGCTGAACACCTCTTCGGCTTTATACGTGACAGGATATACCGATG aaaACTTACTTTTAGAGAAAATGGTGTATAAAGTGAAATACTTGGAAAACTCAATTTGCGCAGATTTCTACGAAAGAGCTGGG CTAGGAGATAAGTTCCATCAGCCCGTCCATTACATCTGCGGGTACGCTCAGAACAACACGGCGGAGTGCGTATGGGACAACGGGATGGCACTTGTTACTAACGTCAGTGGATACTTCACACTG CTAGGTTTCGGTATCCGCGGCCCCGGGTGCAAGGCTCCCGCGCGCTTCGTGGACCTGCGCAAGTACTACACGTGGATGGAGGCCACCACCAGCCCCATCCCTCAGAGGAGGACGGCGGTCGATGTGCCTGTACATGAAACTTTCAT TAGAAGTGCACGTAAAAGCGGCAGGGGTGGTGTACCCATAGCGGCGGAGTTCAGACAAGACGAGATATACCCGTTCGACATCGAGGGCCCGCCCAAGATGTTCACTGTCGAAGAGATTGATAACACGAGTATCGCGATATTTCcat ttaagAACACTTTGGAGCTATACGAAAAAGCCTGCAACTCAAAGACAACCATCATTTACGCGGAAACCTTCAGATTCCACTCAGCCATGGGCCAcagcggcatggtgtactataaG GTATCGCTTTTCGACTTAGTCCTGAATAACTGCACGTGCATCCAAATTGTT ACATCATGCCCCTACGATCCAAAAGCAACATTCGCATACAAAGAATACATAGACATCGAAACAGAAAAACTAGACCCACCAAAAACCCCCGAAGAAGTTCAAGATCGATACCCACCCCATGGCGCGAAGTACCAGCACCCAGGCTGGTCTCCCGACTACGGCTGGGAGAGGGAACAGCTACTGACTGAAGAAGCCGGAGTCCAATACCTTCTGGCATACGAACTGTACATCAAATTCCCTTTCACAATCACAGCTACTATGACGATACGAATGTATGGCAACAGAACTGAATATGAAGACGATGCTAGTGACGAAGTGACAGAAAGAATAAGAGATATGACTACCAGAACTCGTACTACAACTGTACGAAGACGCGGTCCTCAGACAGAATTCCCATACGAATATGTATACGACGATACGTTTGATGGTAAATATCCTAAATACGACACAGGTAACAGGACATACAACTCGCCTTTCAAAATAAGGTCTGGAATTGTGCCTCTAGGTTTACTACCAGATGctgtcaagagaatgtttctcGCTGAAGGTGACGTGCCAAGCCTTGCGATGGTAGACATCGATGATGTAGTCACAGAGAATATAAAACTTAGTTCTACAAAATATCCTATCACTTTTAGGAAAGTGAAAAAGTTTCCTAGATTACCACCTAGGCCGAATAAGCCGCCACCTTTTCGTCCAAAGAATAAGAATTATAGAAAATTCTGGTATCCTGTAAATGATTCGACACCTAAATCTGTTGATGTAGCATTGAATTCAATATTAGCAAAACCGAGATCTAAAGGCTTAGCGTCTGAATTAAAATTAGAGAAAACGAGATATGCAGGTTTATTATCAGAATTAAAATCCAAAAGAATGAAATCCACAAGCCTTCTATCAGAATCAGGTAAAGCCAGATCTGCAAGACTAGCATCAAAACCAGACAGAACAAGATCTGTGGATTTAACACCAGAATTAAATTTTGCGAAAATGAGTTCTGTAGGTTTATCAAAATCAGAGAGGACACCTGACGAGGGATTAGCATCAAGACTAAAATCAAATAGAGCAAGATATGCAGGTTTAGTATCAGAATTAAAATCAAGAAGCTCT aatattatattcttagaaGAAAATAGTAGTCATAGGAAGTAA